A region from the Vicia villosa cultivar HV-30 ecotype Madison, WI linkage group LG3, Vvil1.0, whole genome shotgun sequence genome encodes:
- the LOC131656348 gene encoding agamous-like MADS-box protein AGL80: protein MTRKKVKLAFIENDTARKTTYNKRKKGLLKKVNEISTLCGIEACGIIYGPYDPQPEMWPSPSGVEKVLTKFKTAPEFDQSRRMVDQESFLKQRIGKAEKQLRRQWADNKEKETTMLMFQCLNAGKVVQNDMSMDDLNDLSSMIDHNLRKIGRRIESGDSENVIHQNESESQVMAAQSQVQLPMEPPLPLLPPPPPPPTAPDNDEIEMMSRLGWI, encoded by the coding sequence aTGACTAGAAAGAAGGTGAAGCTTGCTTTCATTGAGAATGATACTGCAAGGAAAACAACTTACAATAAAAGGAAGAAGGGTTTATTGAAGAAGGTCAATGAAATATCAACCCTTTGCGGTATAGAAGCTTGTGGGATTATTTATGGCCCATACGATCCTCAACCTGAGATGTGGCCATCGCCGTCAGGAGTTGAAAAGGTGCTTACGAAATTCAAGACAGCGCCTGAGTTTGATCAAAGCAGAAGGATGGTGGATCAAGAGAGTTTTCTGAAACAAAGAATTGGGAAGGCTGAAAAGCAGCTTAGAAGGCAATGGGCAGATAACAAAGAGAAAGAGACAACCATGTTGATGTTTCAATGTCTCAATGCTGGGAAGGTCGTGCAGAACGACATGTCGATGGATGATTTGAATGATCTTTCAAGCATGATTGATCATAATTTGAGGAAGATTGGTAGAAGGATTGAATCAGGTGATAGTGAAAATGTTATTCACCAAAATGAAAGTGAAAGTCAAGTCATGGCTGCTCAAAGCCAAGTCCAACTCCCCATGGAACCACCACTGCCATTACTACCACCACCGCCGCCACCTCCAACCGCACCTGATAATGATGAAATTGAAATGATGAGTAGGTTGGGATGGATATGA
- the LOC131658562 gene encoding ATP-dependent 6-phosphofructokinase 1-like — translation MAKEQDSKSGFIAMYATLASRDVDCSLIPESPFYLEGSGGVLEFIEKRLREQGHMVIVIAEGAGQELILHNDKFNKNRPDAASDDLFHDVGLWLSLKIKDHFARNKKMTIYLNYIDPTYMIPAINVFCTLLAQSAVHGAMAGYTGFTVGPVNGRNCYIPFHSRDPQKFYNHGRKIKYPAQPDEQ, via the exons ATGGCTAAGGAACAAGATTCAAAAAGTG GATTTATAGCCATGTATGCGACTCTTGCGAGCCGAGATGTGGACTGTAGTTTGATTCCAGAATCACCCTTTTACCTtgag GGATCAGGTGGAGTATTGGAGTTCATTGAGAAAAGACTGAGAGAACAAGGACATATGGTTATAGTAATAGCTGAAGGTGCAGGTCAGGAGCTAATTCTTCATAATGACAAATTTAATAAGAATAGGCCAGATGCTGCTTCAGATGACTTGTTTCATGATGTTGGTCTTTGGTTATCTCTCAAAATTAAG GATCACTTTGCAAGAAATAAGAAAATGACTATATATCTGAATTATATTG ATCCTACTTACATGATTCCTGCTATTAATGTGTTTTGCACCTTACTTGCTCAAAGTGCCGTTCATGGTGCAATGGCTGGATACACAGGCTTCACAGTTGGTCCAGTTAATGGCAGAAATTGCTACATTCCATTTCAT agTAGGGATCCCCAGAAATTCTACAACCATGGGCGAAAGATTAAGTATCCCGCGCAGCCTGACGAGCAGTAG